Within Corynebacterium timonense, the genomic segment GCTCCTCAGAGAGCTCATCGCCAACGCCTGCGTCAACGACCTCACCGCCGACTCCGGCAACGAGGTGCGCAACGCGGACACCCTCGAGCGCTTCTTCGCCGGCGCCGACGTGACAGTCCAGCGCTTCGAGCCGCACCCGGGGCGCGTCTCCATCGCCTTTACCGTCGAGGGCAGCGACCCAGACGCGGAGCCTCTGACCCTGCTCGGCCACACCGACGTCGTCCCCGTCGACGAAGATAAATGGACGAAAGAACCCTTCGCCGCCGAGGAGATCGACGGACGCATTTACGGCCGCGGCGCCACCGACATGCTCTACATCACCGCGGCCATGGCGGCGGTGACCAGGGAGGTCGCCCTCGGCGACACGCCCCCGCGCGGCACGCTAACGTTCGTCGGCTGCGCAGACGAGGAGGCCCGCGGCGGGCTCGGCGCCGGCTGGCTGGCCGAGAACGCGCCCGACGCGTTTAGCTGGAAAAACTGCCTGTCCGAGGAGGGCGGCTCCCACCTGCCCGTCGCCGACGACTCAGACGCCATCGTCGTGGTCGTCGGCGAAAAGGGCGCGGCGCAGCGCCGCCTCACCGTGCGCGGCGACGCCGGCCACGGCTCCGCGCCCTACGGCCGCGAATCCGCGGTGGCGCTCATCGCTGAGGTCGCCCGGCGCATCGCCGCCATCGAACCCGAGGTGCGCTCCGACGAGCTGTGGGAAAACTACGTGCGGGCCTTCCGCTTCGACCCCGACACCGAGCGCGAGCTGCTCAACGGGCGCAACTACGCGGCGCTCGGCGCGCTCGCGCGGAACTCGCACGCGATGAGCCACCTCACCATCGCGCCGACCGTCCTACGCGCCGGATCTGCCATCAACGTGCTGCCCTCCACCGCCTTCCTCGAGCTAGACATCCGCCCCCTGCCAGGCCACACGCAAGACGACATCGACGCCCTTCTGCGCGACGCCCTCGGGGACC encodes:
- a CDS encoding M20/M25/M40 family metallo-hydrolase is translated as MATSLTDSSLALLRELIANACVNDLTADSGNEVRNADTLERFFAGADVTVQRFEPHPGRVSIAFTVEGSDPDAEPLTLLGHTDVVPVDEDKWTKEPFAAEEIDGRIYGRGATDMLYITAAMAAVTREVALGDTPPRGTLTFVGCADEEARGGLGAGWLAENAPDAFSWKNCLSEEGGSHLPVADDSDAIVVVVGEKGAAQRRLTVRGDAGHGSAPYGRESAVALIAEVARRIAAIEPEVRSDELWENYVRAFRFDPDTERELLNGRNYAALGALARNSHAMSHLTIAPTVLRAGSAINVLPSTAFLELDIRPLPGHTQDDIDALLRDALGDLADRVEITHLITEDATVSPAEGPLYEALVDTIGEFFPNVPVVPILSAGGSDLRFGRRKGGVGYGFALHQPSSTLGSVLDQLHGHDEYVEVRDVELTTLAYRSVVRRFLGV